In Nocardioides sp. InS609-2, a single genomic region encodes these proteins:
- a CDS encoding cytochrome c oxidase assembly protein: MLTTLSTTPADLPELTLGRVFTDWGIDPVPFVITVWVAGLYLLGVHVLRRRGDRWPLGRTVAFVGVGMGAFLVATASGLARYDTTLLSAHMVQHMILSMIVPLFLALGAPVTLALRTLPARPRRWLLVALHSRVAKVLSFAPLAFLLYVVSPWALYFSPWYDASLRSAYVHELMHVHLVLVGSLFFWPLMGLDPVPGRVRWPFRLLLVMMTLPFHAFLGVTIMGQSTLISGEWYLALREGPMGAWLPDAMADQHRAGGILWASGDLIGLVFFGVLFVQWVRSSMAEGRREDRRLDLLEARAAADAARAPDR, translated from the coding sequence GTGTTGACGACCCTCTCGACTACTCCGGCAGACCTCCCGGAGCTCACGCTCGGACGGGTGTTCACCGACTGGGGGATCGACCCCGTTCCGTTCGTGATCACGGTGTGGGTGGCAGGGCTCTACCTCCTCGGCGTACACGTGCTGCGCCGCCGCGGAGACCGCTGGCCGCTGGGACGCACGGTGGCCTTCGTCGGGGTCGGCATGGGCGCGTTCCTGGTCGCCACGGCCTCCGGGCTGGCGCGCTACGACACGACGCTGCTGTCGGCGCACATGGTCCAGCACATGATCTTGTCGATGATCGTGCCGCTGTTCCTGGCACTGGGCGCCCCGGTGACGCTGGCGCTGCGCACGCTGCCCGCGCGACCTCGGCGCTGGCTGCTGGTCGCGTTGCACTCCCGGGTCGCGAAGGTGCTGTCCTTCGCCCCGCTCGCGTTCCTTCTGTACGTCGTCTCGCCGTGGGCCCTCTACTTCTCACCGTGGTACGACGCGAGCCTGCGGTCGGCGTACGTCCATGAGCTCATGCACGTGCACCTGGTGCTGGTCGGGTCGCTGTTCTTCTGGCCGCTGATGGGTCTCGACCCGGTGCCGGGGCGGGTGCGCTGGCCGTTCCGGCTGCTGCTCGTGATGATGACGCTGCCCTTCCACGCCTTCCTCGGCGTGACGATCATGGGGCAGTCGACGCTGATCTCCGGCGAGTGGTACCTCGCCCTGCGCGAGGGCCCGATGGGCGCCTGGTTGCCGGATGCGATGGCCGACCAGCACCGGGCCGGCGGCATCCTGTGGGCGTCGGGCGACCTGATCGGGCTGGTCTTCTTCGGCGTCCTGTTCGTCCAGTGGGTGCGCTCGTCGATGGCCGAGGGCAGGCGTGAGGACCGGCGTCTGGACCTGCTCGAGGCACGAGCGGCCGCCGACGCCGCCCGGGCCCCGGACCGGTAG
- a CDS encoding heme-copper oxidase subunit III, whose translation MHGHHDRPSMVSVGTIIWLSSELMFFAALFASYFTIRAVSTELWAQETEKLNVPFSSVNTVILVLSSLACQLGVFAAERGQVGRKGSIFKMSGWGLREWFILTYAMGAVFIGGQALEYTDLIHEGVTIPDSAYGTMFYLTTGFHGLHVTGGLVAFLFVLGRTYLARKFTHEQAVSAIVVSYYWHFVDVVWIGLFATIYLIQ comes from the coding sequence CTGCACGGGCACCACGACCGACCCAGCATGGTCAGCGTGGGCACGATCATCTGGCTCTCCAGCGAGCTGATGTTCTTCGCGGCCCTGTTCGCGTCGTACTTCACGATCCGCGCAGTGAGCACCGAGCTGTGGGCCCAGGAGACCGAGAAGCTCAACGTCCCGTTCTCCTCGGTCAACACCGTGATCCTGGTGCTGTCGTCGCTGGCCTGCCAGTTGGGCGTCTTCGCCGCTGAGCGAGGTCAGGTCGGCCGCAAGGGCTCGATCTTCAAGATGAGCGGCTGGGGCCTGCGCGAGTGGTTCATCCTCACCTACGCGATGGGTGCCGTTTTCATCGGCGGCCAGGCGCTCGAGTACACCGACCTGATCCACGAGGGCGTGACGATCCCCGACTCGGCCTACGGCACGATGTTCTATCTCACCACCGGCTTCCACGGCCTGCACGTCACCGGTGGACTGGTCGCGTTCCTGTTCGTCCTCGGCCGCACCTATCTGGCTCGCAAGTTCACCCACGAGCAGGCAGTCAGCGCCATCGTCGTGTCCTACTACTGGCACTTCGTCGACGTGGTGTGGATCGGCCTGTTCGCCACGATCTACCTCATCCAGTAA
- a CDS encoding cytochrome c: protein MNRTAGRLSRHRRGPLAGVVLLLLGLLLTGGLYTAFSPAQAQDQESDAELAAQGRELFLVGCSFCHGQNGEGIPTVRDGKQIGPSLVGVGAAAVDFQVGTGRMPMAQPGAQVPRKKVTYSDEEVDALAAYVASLAPGPAVPTSGDYSIDGLTDEERQAAIVRGGQIFLTNCTACHNFNGSGGAMPRGGYAPSLHGVEPRYIYEALLTGPQNMPTFSNGNLSPDEKRDVIAYLGSIEETPEYGGFGLGGLGPVSEGLFAWLFGIGGLVGFAVWIAAHTTRSTKEKVEA, encoded by the coding sequence CTGAACCGAACCGCAGGCCGTCTCTCCCGGCACCGCCGAGGCCCCCTCGCCGGTGTCGTGCTCCTGCTCCTCGGCCTCCTGCTCACCGGCGGTCTCTATACCGCCTTCTCCCCTGCCCAGGCGCAGGACCAGGAGAGCGATGCCGAGCTCGCCGCCCAGGGCCGTGAGCTGTTCCTCGTGGGCTGCTCCTTCTGCCACGGCCAGAACGGCGAGGGCATCCCCACCGTCCGTGACGGCAAGCAGATCGGTCCCTCGCTCGTCGGCGTCGGCGCTGCCGCCGTCGACTTCCAGGTCGGCACCGGCCGGATGCCGATGGCCCAGCCCGGCGCCCAGGTCCCGCGCAAGAAGGTCACCTACTCCGACGAGGAGGTCGACGCCCTTGCGGCGTACGTCGCGTCGCTGGCCCCCGGCCCGGCGGTCCCCACGTCTGGCGACTACAGCATCGACGGCCTCACCGACGAGGAGCGACAGGCAGCCATCGTCCGTGGCGGCCAGATCTTCCTCACCAACTGCACGGCGTGCCACAACTTCAACGGCTCCGGTGGCGCCATGCCCCGCGGCGGCTACGCCCCGTCGCTGCACGGCGTCGAGCCCCGCTACATCTACGAGGCGCTGCTGACCGGCCCGCAGAACATGCCGACCTTCAGCAACGGCAACCTCTCACCCGACGAGAAGCGCGACGTGATCGCCTACCTCGGCAGCATCGAGGAGACCCCCGAGTACGGCGGGTTCGGCCTCGGTGGCCTCGGCCCCGTCTCGGAGGGCCTGTTCGCCTGGCTGTTCGGCATCGGCGGCCTCGTCGGCTTCGCCGTCTGGATCGCGGCGCACACCACGCGTAGCACCAAGGAGAAGGTGGAAGCATGA